A window from Erythrobacter sp. YJ-T3-07 encodes these proteins:
- a CDS encoding response regulator transcription factor: MRSDVLIIDDEPAIRRLLTSALDRSGISHAEAANAGEALRLATAQPAPLVALLDLGLPDRDGLEIVPQLASLGLAVIVLTARDATEEKVDALDLGADDFVTKPFDSEELLARVRSALRRKAGPLADSASRQFAEGTIDREAHAVTIRGEKAELTPREFNLLWALADRPGRVVTHESLLETVWGPAHRQDLDYLRVAIRSLRRKMEQDASNPRLIVNEPGVGYRVAVTQGLRD, translated from the coding sequence ATGCGTAGCGACGTGCTGATCATCGACGACGAGCCCGCGATCCGGCGTTTGCTCACCAGCGCGCTCGACCGCAGCGGCATTAGCCATGCCGAGGCAGCGAATGCGGGGGAGGCACTGCGGCTCGCAACGGCCCAGCCGGCACCGCTGGTTGCGCTTCTCGACCTTGGCCTGCCCGATCGCGACGGACTCGAAATCGTCCCGCAGCTTGCCTCGCTGGGCCTCGCGGTCATCGTCCTGACCGCGCGCGACGCCACCGAGGAGAAGGTCGATGCGCTCGATCTGGGTGCCGATGATTTCGTCACCAAGCCGTTCGACAGCGAGGAGCTGCTCGCCCGGGTTCGGTCCGCGCTGCGGCGTAAGGCAGGCCCGCTCGCCGACAGCGCTTCGCGGCAATTCGCCGAGGGCACGATCGATCGCGAGGCGCATGCCGTCACGATACGGGGCGAGAAAGCCGAACTGACGCCGCGCGAGTTCAATCTGCTCTGGGCGCTGGCCGACCGCCCGGGACGCGTAGTCACGCATGAGAGCCTGCTAGAAACGGTCTGGGGGCCCGCGCACCGCCAGGACTTGGACTATCTGCGGGTCGCGATCCGCTCCCTTCGACGGAAAATGGAGCAGGATGCGAGTAATCCGAGGTTGATCGTGAACGAACCCGGCGTTGGCTATCGCGTAGCCGTAACCCAAGGTTTGCGAGACTAA
- a CDS encoding helix-turn-helix transcriptional regulator, producing the protein MTDEELVEALKALAHPVRLRIMQALTGTERNVGEIDDAAEIGQPTLSQQLAVLRNAGLVKTRKDAKLVYYRIDEGRLAKVADAAGKLGGLSAGPIRHSRQPAPGVANFAKLESL; encoded by the coding sequence ATGACTGACGAAGAGCTGGTCGAAGCCTTGAAGGCACTCGCTCATCCCGTGCGCTTGCGGATAATGCAGGCTTTGACGGGCACGGAGCGTAATGTCGGTGAGATCGACGACGCAGCGGAGATCGGCCAGCCGACGCTATCACAGCAGTTGGCGGTCCTTCGCAATGCCGGCCTCGTGAAAACCCGGAAGGACGCCAAGCTCGTCTATTACAGGATCGATGAAGGCAGGCTTGCGAAAGTTGCCGATGCGGCAGGGAAGCTTGGCGGATTGTCCGCTGGGCCAATACGCCATTCGCGCCAGCCAGCACCTGGGGTAGCCAATTTTGCGAAGCTTGAAAGTCTATAA
- a CDS encoding peroxiredoxin yields the protein MTEMIKADGERQAPCAGLRIGDVAPDFSARSTTGDVRLSDCRGRWLILFSHPADFTPVCTTEFVALAQAASEFEQRDCALMALSVDSLFSHFAWLRLIRDRYDIEVRFPIVEDPTLVIGRAYGMVAPNDSDSATVRTTFFIDPTGVIRAMTCYPANVGRSTPEMLRTLDALQAVDDGPVLAPANWAPGEALLAQPDASLDTVFSTKGQTDWFMRETKRGARK from the coding sequence ATGACCGAGATGATCAAAGCCGATGGCGAACGACAGGCGCCGTGCGCCGGATTGCGTATCGGAGACGTCGCCCCCGACTTTTCCGCGCGCAGCACGACAGGAGATGTCCGCCTTTCGGATTGCCGGGGGCGGTGGCTGATCCTGTTCTCGCACCCTGCGGATTTCACGCCTGTGTGCACGACCGAGTTCGTCGCACTGGCCCAAGCGGCCAGCGAGTTCGAACAGCGCGACTGCGCGCTGATGGCGCTCTCAGTCGATAGCCTGTTCTCGCATTTCGCCTGGCTGCGGCTGATCCGCGATCGCTATGACATCGAGGTGCGCTTCCCGATCGTTGAGGATCCCACACTCGTGATCGGGCGCGCCTATGGCATGGTGGCGCCGAACGACAGCGACAGCGCGACAGTCCGGACGACATTCTTCATCGATCCAACCGGCGTTATCCGGGCGATGACCTGCTATCCCGCAAACGTAGGCCGTTCGACGCCCGAAATGCTGCGGACCCTCGATGCTCTTCAGGCAGTCGACGATGGACCGGTTCTCGCCCCTGCGAATTGGGCACCTGGAGAAGCGCTGCTGGCCCAGCCCGACGCATCGCTGGATACGGTTTTCTCCACCAAGGGTCAGACCGACTGGTTCATGAGAGAAACCAAGCGAGGGGCGCGCAAATGA